From the genome of Thermaerobacter marianensis DSM 12885:
GCCCAGGATCGCCACCTCAGGGTAGTTGATGATGGGCGTGGACCACACGCCGCCGCCCATGGCCCCGACGTTGGTAATCGTGAAGGTGGAACCCCGCACGTCGTCCAGGGCGATGCGCCGCGCCCGCGCCGCCTCCGTCAGGGCGGCGATCTCCCGGGCGAGCTGGAAGATGCTCTTGCGGTCTACGTCGCGGACCACGGGGACGATCAGGCCCTCGTCCGTCGCCGTCGCCACGCCGATGTGGTAGTAGCCCTTGAGCACGATCTCCTGCCGCTCGTCGTCGAGGCTGGCGTTGAAGACGGGGAACTGCTGCAGGGCCGCCACCACCGCCTTGGCGATGAAGGGCAGGTAGGTGAGCTTGATGCCCCGCTGCTCGGCCAGGGGCAGGGCCTTGCGCCGCAGCTCGACCAGCTCGGTGACGTCCACCTCTTCCACGTGGGTGACGTGGGGTGCCGTGGACTTGGACTGGACCATCTTCTCGGCGATGCGCTTGCGCAGGCCCCGCAGGGGAACGCGCTGCTCGCCGCCGGGCGGCACGGCCGGTGCGGCGGGCGCACCCGGCACGGTGGGCACGGTGGGGCCCGCCGGTGCGGACGAACCGGCCGCCGCGGCGGCCGGAGCCGCCGCCGGCCCTGCGGCCGGTACCGCCGTGACCGGAGCCGGAGCCGCCACCGCCGGCGCGGGAGCGGCCGGGCCCGTGGCGGGCACCGGTCCCGCCGGTGCCGCAGGCTGGGCGACCCCCGCGGCGGCCGCCGGTGCCGACCCCGCCGTCCCCGCCGCCTGCCGGGCCGCGAAGGCCCGCACGTCCTCGGCCGTCACCCGCCCGGCCGGACCCGTGCCGGGCACCAGCCGGATGTCGACGCCCAGTTCCCGGGCCAGGCGCCGCGTCGCCGGCGTGGCCAGCACCCGGCGGCCCGCCGGGCTCTCCCCCGCGCCGCCGGCGGGAGCGGCGACGGCCGCGGGGTGCGCTGCCGCCACCCCGCCGGTCCCCTCCGTCGCGCCGGTCCCCACGGCCGTGACCGGCGCCCCGGCCGGCGCCGGCGGCGCCCCGGCGGCGGCCGGTTCCTCCGCCCCGGCCTCCGTGTCGATCACCACGATGACGCTGCCGACCTGGACCACGTCGCCCTCATTGGCCCGGAGCTCCCGCACCACGCCCGCCACCGGCGAGGGGATCTCCACCGTCGCCTTGTCGGTCTGGACCTCCACCAGGGGCTGGTCCTCCCGGACCCGGTCGCCGGGCTTCACCAGCCAGCGGACGATCTCCCCCTCGTGGATGCCCTCGCCCACGTCGGGCAGCCGGAATTCGTACGCCATCCGCCGCACCTCGCCTTTCCCTTGCGCCCGCCTTTCCTTGCTCCTGCCGGCCCCCGGGACTAGAAATTCAGCACCCGCTCGACACCCTTGATCACCCGCTGCTTGTTGGGCAGGTAGTAGTCCTCCAGGTGGAAGAGGGGCATCGGCGTGTCGAAGCCGGCCACCCGGTAGACCGGCGCCTCCAGATGCAGCAGCGCCCGCTCGTTGATCAGCGCCACGATCTCCGCCCCGAAGCCCCCTGTCTTGGGCGCCTCGTGGACCACCAGGGCGCGGCCCGTCTTCTGCACCGCCGCCACGATGGCGTCCACGTCCACGGGGCTCAGGGTCCGCAGGTCGACGATCTCGCACTCGATACCGCGGCCGGCCAGTTCCTCCGCCGCCTCCTCGACGATCCGCACCATGGCGCCCCAGGTGAAGATGGCGACGTCCCGCCCCTCGCGCACGGTGCGGGCGCGGCCGATGGGCACGGTGTAGGCCTCTTCCGGCACCTCCTGGCGGAAGGCGCGGTAGATCCGCTTGGGCTCGAAGAAGATCACCGGGTCGGGGTCGCGGATGGCGGCGATCAAGAGCCCCTTGGTGTCGTACGGGGTGCTGGGGATCACCACCTTGAGCCCCGGCTGGTGGATGAACCAGTCCTCCGGACTGTCCGAGTGATGCTCGGGCGCGCGGATGCCGCCGCCCCACGGCGCCCGGATCACCAGCGGGCAGGTGAAGCGGCCGCGGGAGCGGGTGCGGATGCGGGCCGCGTGGTTGACGATCTGGTCGAAGGCCGGCGCCATGAACCCCTCGAACTGGATCTCCGCCACCGGCCGCAGGCCGTAGATCGCCATGCCGATGGCCGCGCCGACGATCCCCGACTCCGCCAGGGGCGTGTCGATCACCCGGTTCTCGCCGAAGCGCTCGTACAGGCCCTCGGTGGCGCGGAAGACCCCGCCGTTGACGCCCACGTCCTCGCCCAGGACCACCACCCGCTCGTCCAGTTCCATCTCCGTGCGCAGGGCGTCGGCCACCGCCTGGACGATGGTCAGCTTGGCCATCACCGCCCACCCCCCTGGCGGCCCTGAGCGCCCGGGGCCGCCGCGTTCATCCCGCCGGCCGGGCTGCCGGCCGCCGCGTTCGTCCCGGAAGAACGGGCGCCGAGGGCCGCGGTCCCGCCGGCCTCCGTGGCCCCGGCCCGCCCGAGCTCCTCGAGAAGCTCCCGGCGCTGCTCCTGCAGGTTCCACGGCAGCTGGGCGTAGACGTAGTCGAAGATGCTCTCCGGCGGGGCCTTGGGCTTCTGCTCGACGGTCCGCACGGCGGCGGCGATGCGCTGGCGGGCCTCCTCGGCAATGGCCCGGTCGGCCTCTTCGTCCAGCAGCCCGCGGGCGGTGAGGAACCGGCGCATGCGGGTGATGGGGTCCCGCCGCTCCCGCCACTCCTCCAGCTCCTCCCGCGCCCGGTAGCGGGTGGGATCGTCGGCGGTGGTGTGGGGGCCGAAGCGGTAGGTCACGGCCTCGATCAGGGTCGGCCCCTCGCCGGCGCGGGCCCGGTCCAGGGCCTCCTTGGTCACCTTGTAGACCGCCAGCACGTCGTTGCCGTCGACCCGCACCCCCGGGAAGCCGTAGGCCACCGCCTTCTGGGCGATGGTCTCGCTGGCCGTCTGCCGGTGGAGGGGTACGCTGATGGCGAACTGGTTGTTCTGGCAGAAGAAGACGAGGGGCACCTTGAAGACGCCGGCGAAGTTGCAGCCCTCGTGGAAGTCGCCCTCGGAGGTGGCGCCGTCGCCGAAGTAGACGATGAACGCCCGCCGGTCGCCGCGGATCTTGGCCGCCCAGGCGGCGCCAACGGCGTGGGGGATCTGGGTGGCGATGGGCACCGCCACGGTGAAGACGTTCACGTCCGGCGGAATCTGGTTGCCCTCTTCCCGGCCCATCCAATACAGCAGGACGTTCTCCATGGGCAGGCCGTGGATCATGGTCACCGCGTGCTCGCGGTAGGACGGGAAGACCCAGTCTTCCGCCTGCAGGGCGAAGGCGCTGCCCACCTGGGCCGCCTCCTGCCCGGAAAGGGGCGCGTAGGTGCCCATGCGCCCCTGGCGCTGCAGGTTGAGGCACCGCTCGTCGAACAGCCGGGCGAAGACCATCCAGCGGTAGAACTCCAAAAGCTTCTCATCGGTTAAATCCGGGGCCGGTTCCCCGACCAGGTTGCCGTCGGGGTCCAGCACCCGGACCAGTTCGAAGGTCTCCTCCCGGAGGTGGTGCAAGCTGCCCACCGCCGCTCCCCCCCTTGCCTCCCGACGAAGGTGCACGGCCCTGCTTTCACTGACAAACGGTCGTTAGGAGGATCCACCACCCATCGGATTCGGTTCCCGCCGGGCATTCCCTCCCGGCGTGCCTGCGTCGCCCCCCCTGCCACCCGGTCGGCTGCGCGCCCGGAAGGTCAGGCCCGCCGCTGGACTCCGAGGCCACGCCGGTACCTACGGCACCAGCTCGTCGAGCCGCACCCAGCGGAACCCGCGCCGGCGCGCGGTCTCGATGATGGTGGGGAGCGCCGCCACCGTATTCTCGGGTGCCCCCGGGGCTCCGCCGGCGTCGTGCAGCACGATCACGGCGCCCGGGTGCAAGCGGCGGGTCACACGGTCGGCGATGCGGCGGGCGGTCTCCTTCCGGGACCAGTCGCCGCCGGTGATGGACCAGAGGACGGGCCGCTGCCCCGTGGCGGTCGCGGCGACGCGCGTCGCCAGGTTGAAGGCGCCCCAGGGAGGCCGGAACCAGCGCGGCCGCACCCCCGCCGCCGCGGCCACGCTCTCGGCCCCGTGCGTCACCTCGCGCCAGGCGGCCCACGGCAGCAACAGGTAGGCGTGCCGGTGGTGCTCGGTGTGGCTGCCCACCAGGTGCCCCTCGGCCATCATCCGGCGCACCAGCCCGGGGTGACGCCGGGCCCGTTCCCCCACCAGGAAGAACGCGGCCCGCACCCCGTGCTCGCGCAGGATGTCCAGAACCCGGCCGGTGTAGCGGGGATCGGGGCCGTCGTCGAAGGTCAGGGCCACGGCGGCCCCACTCACGCCAGCCGGCGCGCGCGTCCCCCCGCGCCCGCCCACCTCGGGCAGCCCTCGACGCAGCACTCGCCGGTCCCCGAACCGCGACCAGAGGTCCGTCCCGGGCGCATAGACGAGGTAGGCCGCCGTCACGGCACCGGCAGCCGCCACCAGCCCGCTCACGCCCCGTCCCCCCGCAGTGCCACTGTCTGCCCCGGACGCCCCACCCATTCGCGGCCCTCTGCCAACGCGGCCCCCTGCTCGCCCGCGGAGCCCGGTGCCACCCCCGTTCGACCTTCGTGGGACGGCCCGTCGGGTGCCGGCGCCCGCTCCTCGCGGGCCGCAGACCCCACCGCCGGCCCGCCCCGCCCGGGGCGGCGTCGCGATCCGTGACCGGGACCCGGCGCCCCGGTCCCGGAACGTGCTTCACCGCCGCCGCGCCCATCGGCGCGGTCGCCTGCCGACGGCTCCCCCGTCCCGCCCGCAAGGCCGGCAAGGATGACCCGCGCCACCCGCTCCGCGGCATCGGCGCGGGCCAGCGCCCACGCCGCCCGGGCCATCGCCGCCCGGCGCTCCGGCCGGGCCAGCAGGTCCGCCACGGCGGTCCCCAGTTCTTCCGCGTTGCGGGCGCGGAGGGCGGCGCCGTGGGCGACCAGGTACGCCGTGTTGGCCTCCTCCTGCCCGGGGATCGGCCGGTAGATGATCATGGGCAGCCCGGCCGCCAGGGCCTCGGAGGTGGTGACACCCCCGGCCTTGGTGATCAGGAGATCCGCCGCTCCCATCAGCACCGGCACGTCCTCCCGGTAGCCGAAGACGCGCATCGGCACGGGCGACTGCCGCACGAGGGCCTCCAGCCGGGCGGCCAGGGCCCGGTCGCGGCCGGCGACGACCACCGCCTGGAGTGGCCGGGGCACCCGCATGAGGGTCGCCACAATCTGAGGAACCCCGCCGAGGGCGCCGAACGCGCCCGCCATGACCAGGACCACCGGCAACCGGGGGTCGAGGCCCAGGGCCTCCCGCGCCCGCTGCGGGTCCGGGATCTCCCGGAACCCGCCACGGATCGGGATCCCGGTCACGATCACGCGCGCCGGGTCGACGCCGCGGCCGCTCACGCCGCGGGCAACCTCGGGCGAGCTGACGAAGTAGACGTCCACGTGGGGGTGAATCCACTGGCTGTGCACCGTGTGGTCGGTGATCACCGTATACAGGGGGACGCGGACCCGCCCGCGCCCCTTCCACTCGGACAGCACACCGGCCGGCGTGGGGAAGGTGCACAGGATCGCGTCCGGCCGATACCGCGTGACCGCCCCAAGCAGCCGGTCCGCGCCGAGGGAGTTCAACCATCGCTGGAACGGGGAGTCGGGCCGGATGTCGCCGGTCAGCCGGTAGAACAAGCCGTACCCCTGGGGCCAGTGCTTGATCGACGTCAGGTAGAGCCGTTGCACCGCGCGGTTCAGCCAGGGCGAGACGAAGGCCGCGAAGAAGTCCCAGACGGGCACATCGGCAGCGGGACAAAGCCGGAGCACGGCGTCCCGGACCGCATGGGCGACCTGGTCGTGGCCCGCCCCGTAGCTCGCGGACAAGATCAGCAGGCGCGGGGCGTGGGCGTCGCGAACGCGCAACACGGTGGTCTGACCCGGACGGGAGGCGCCGCCGTCGGCGCGGGCCGGTGCTGGGCCGTCACGCTCCCGCGGTACGGCCTCTGACGCCGCCCCAACCGGCCGTCGCGCCCGCTCCCCGTCCTCTGTCGAGTATAATTCTTGCGCTGGAGCCGAAGGAGCCGGGCTGTCGCACCGGCCCGGCGGCCAGGAGGAGGGTCGGTCATGTGCCCGGCCTGCGTACTGCTCAGCCGCTACAACCAACCCCTGGTCAGCGCCGTCGCGGCCGCCGGCCTGGGACAGGCGACCAAGGCCGTGCTCGCCGCCGTGACGGGCAAGGACGACCCCAAGGCCGCCCTGGTCAAGGCGGGAGGCATGCCCAGTGCCCATGCCGCCTTGGCCATCGCCTTGCTGACCTCCGTGGTCAGCCTCGAGGGGTGGACCTCCCCGACCACCGGCTTGGCCGCCATCCTCGCCGTGCTCGTACTGTACGACGCGATGGTCGTCCGCCGGGCGGTTGAACAGCTGGCCGCCACGGTGCGGGAGCTGGTGGAGTGCGTCGCCCAGGACCGTCCCACCGATCTGGCGCCGCCCCCGGTCCCCTC
Proteins encoded in this window:
- a CDS encoding dihydrolipoamide acetyltransferase family protein, producing the protein MAYEFRLPDVGEGIHEGEIVRWLVKPGDRVREDQPLVEVQTDKATVEIPSPVAGVVRELRANEGDVVQVGSVIVVIDTEAGAEEPAAAGAPPAPAGAPVTAVGTGATEGTGGVAAAHPAAVAAPAGGAGESPAGRRVLATPATRRLARELGVDIRLVPGTGPAGRVTAEDVRAFAARQAAGTAGSAPAAAAGVAQPAAPAGPVPATGPAAPAPAVAAPAPVTAVPAAGPAAAPAAAAAGSSAPAGPTVPTVPGAPAAPAVPPGGEQRVPLRGLRKRIAEKMVQSKSTAPHVTHVEEVDVTELVELRRKALPLAEQRGIKLTYLPFIAKAVVAALQQFPVFNASLDDERQEIVLKGYYHIGVATATDEGLIVPVVRDVDRKSIFQLAREIAALTEAARARRIALDDVRGSTFTITNVGAMGGGVWSTPIINYPEVAILGVHKFRETPVVRDGQIVVRTMTYLALSFDHRVADGADAVRFVNRIKAYLEQPSLLFLEMA
- a CDS encoding alpha-ketoacid dehydrogenase subunit beta; this translates as MAKLTIVQAVADALRTEMELDERVVVLGEDVGVNGGVFRATEGLYERFGENRVIDTPLAESGIVGAAIGMAIYGLRPVAEIQFEGFMAPAFDQIVNHAARIRTRSRGRFTCPLVIRAPWGGGIRAPEHHSDSPEDWFIHQPGLKVVIPSTPYDTKGLLIAAIRDPDPVIFFEPKRIYRAFRQEVPEEAYTVPIGRARTVREGRDVAIFTWGAMVRIVEEAAEELAGRGIECEIVDLRTLSPVDVDAIVAAVQKTGRALVVHEAPKTGGFGAEIVALINERALLHLEAPVYRVAGFDTPMPLFHLEDYYLPNKQRVIKGVERVLNF
- the pdhA gene encoding pyruvate dehydrogenase (acetyl-transferring) E1 component subunit alpha — translated: MGSLHHLREETFELVRVLDPDGNLVGEPAPDLTDEKLLEFYRWMVFARLFDERCLNLQRQGRMGTYAPLSGQEAAQVGSAFALQAEDWVFPSYREHAVTMIHGLPMENVLLYWMGREEGNQIPPDVNVFTVAVPIATQIPHAVGAAWAAKIRGDRRAFIVYFGDGATSEGDFHEGCNFAGVFKVPLVFFCQNNQFAISVPLHRQTASETIAQKAVAYGFPGVRVDGNDVLAVYKVTKEALDRARAGEGPTLIEAVTYRFGPHTTADDPTRYRAREELEEWRERRDPITRMRRFLTARGLLDEEADRAIAEEARQRIAAAVRTVEQKPKAPPESIFDYVYAQLPWNLQEQRRELLEELGRAGATEAGGTAALGARSSGTNAAAGSPAGGMNAAAPGAQGRQGGGR
- a CDS encoding polysaccharide deacetylase family protein gives rise to the protein MSGLVAAAGAVTAAYLVYAPGTDLWSRFGDRRVLRRGLPEVGGRGGTRAPAGVSGAAVALTFDDGPDPRYTGRVLDILREHGVRAAFFLVGERARRHPGLVRRMMAEGHLVGSHTEHHRHAYLLLPWAAWREVTHGAESVAAAAGVRPRWFRPPWGAFNLATRVAATATGQRPVLWSITGGDWSRKETARRIADRVTRRLHPGAVIVLHDAGGAPGAPENTVAALPTIIETARRRGFRWVRLDELVP
- a CDS encoding MGDG synthase family glycosyltransferase; translated protein: MLRVRDAHAPRLLILSASYGAGHDQVAHAVRDAVLRLCPAADVPVWDFFAAFVSPWLNRAVQRLYLTSIKHWPQGYGLFYRLTGDIRPDSPFQRWLNSLGADRLLGAVTRYRPDAILCTFPTPAGVLSEWKGRGRVRVPLYTVITDHTVHSQWIHPHVDVYFVSSPEVARGVSGRGVDPARVIVTGIPIRGGFREIPDPQRAREALGLDPRLPVVLVMAGAFGALGGVPQIVATLMRVPRPLQAVVVAGRDRALAARLEALVRQSPVPMRVFGYREDVPVLMGAADLLITKAGGVTTSEALAAGLPMIIYRPIPGQEEANTAYLVAHGAALRARNAEELGTAVADLLARPERRAAMARAAWALARADAAERVARVILAGLAGGTGEPSAGDRADGRGGGEARSGTGAPGPGHGSRRRPGRGGPAVGSAAREERAPAPDGPSHEGRTGVAPGSAGEQGAALAEGREWVGRPGQTVALRGDGA
- a CDS encoding divergent PAP2 family protein, with amino-acid sequence MCPACVLLSRYNQPLVSAVAAAGLGQATKAVLAAVTGKDDPKAALVKAGGMPSAHAALAIALLTSVVSLEGWTSPTTGLAAILAVLVLYDAMVVRRAVEQLAATVRELVECVAQDRPTDLAPPPVPSSLGHTPPQVLAGAMLGFTVAHLLLWLSGH